A genome region from Trachemys scripta elegans isolate TJP31775 chromosome 2, CAS_Tse_1.0, whole genome shotgun sequence includes the following:
- the CDH18 gene encoding cadherin-18 isoform X2 gives MKSALSTSSCGESPRLLYRYIDNTASILTRRRRFSRTTQDVYYLPILISDSGIPSLSSSSTLMIRVCACERDGRVRTCHAEAFLSSAGLSTGALIAILLCVIILLAIVVLFITLRRSKKEPLIISEEDVRENVVTYDDEGGGEEDTEAFDITALRNPSAAEELKYRRDVRPDVKHAPRHQPSSSLNSIDVHEFIKQRLAEADLDPSVPPYDSIQTYAYEGHRSEAGSISSLDSVTTHSDQDYNYLGDWGPEFKKLAELYGEIESERTT, from the exons TCAGCTCTGTCTACTTCAAGCTGTGGTGAAAGCCCAAGACTTCTGTACAGATATATAG ATAACACAGCCAGTATCCTGACCAGACGGAGGAGATTCAGTCGAACTACTCAAGATGTCTACTACCTCCCGATTTTGATTTCTGATAGTGGAATCCCttctctcagcagcagcagcacccttaTGATCAGGGtctgtgcatgtgagagagatgGGCGCGTTCGGACCTGCCATGCCGAAGCTTTCCTTTCCTCAGCTGGTTTGAGCACAGGAGCCTTAATTGCAATTCTGCTCTGTGTCATCATTCTTCTGG CAATTGTGGTCCTTTTCATTACATTAAGACGCAGCAAAAAGGAGCCCCTGATCATTTCCGAGGAGGATGTTCGGGAAAACGTTGTCACGTATGATGACGAGGGTGGTGGAGAGGAGGACACTGAAGCGTTTGATATCACAGCCCTGCGGAACCCATCAGCTGCTGAGGAGCTGAAGTATCGGAGGGATGTGCGTCCTGACGTGAAGCACGCACCTAGGCACCAGCCTTCTTCAAGCCTGAACAGTATAGATGTTCatgaatttattaaacaaagattggcagaggcaGATCTCGATCCCAGTGTGCCTCCCTATGACTCCATACAAACATATGCATATGAGGGTCATAGATCAGAAGCTGGATCTATCAGCTCTCTGGATTCAGTCACTACACACTCTGACCAGGATTATAATTACCTTGGTGACTGGGGACCAGAGTTTAAGAAGTTAGCTGAACTCTATGGAGAAATAGAATCAGAAAGAACAACTTAG